DNA sequence from the Stegostoma tigrinum isolate sSteTig4 chromosome 29, sSteTig4.hap1, whole genome shotgun sequence genome:
GAAGGCTGAGGGAAGAAGGGACATGGGAACTAACTGAGCAGGTTGGAGCTGGCAGGTGTATATTGAAAATTGGAATATCACCAGTGAAAATTAGGATGCAGAAGAGTACCAAGAAGAAATACCTAGTAAAACCAGTGAATGAGACATACTGCTCTGaccatcttgtacacttctaaaTGGAGGCCCAGTATGACATGTATGTTCATTTCCAGTTGTTACTGGCCTGTACTGCCTTTCCCTAAAGTAACAGAGATGGGAGTAGAACCACCAACCTGAATTTAGGAACTTGGGGTTGGAGGATGAGAGAGTACATGACAGACTAATAAAAAGATGTTCAGAACTGGGACAAAGATACAGCAGGAAAGATAATCGAGCAGActgcaagatgtagagctgagcAATGGTATGTTTGAGAAATATTGAAGTCTGAGTGTGCTGGTAgcacagggaaggagggaaagcAAATAAAACCCCAGCAAAAAGCTTAAATCAAAGGCTGTTAGAGGATTGTGAAGATTTTCACGATAACCAAATGTATGACATTTATTTTCAGAATACACCTGGATCAATGGTCAAAGTGGTCAAAAAACATTCAAATaaagcagaaaacaaaataaaagtacCAGCTCGAAAACCTCCTCACAAGGTGCCAAAAGACAaagcaattaaaaaaaagaagcCAGTTACAAAAGCAAAATTAGTTACACTCCCAAAAGTACCACAACCTACCATCAAGACCAAGCCTGGTATCCATCAGCCAGGTATTGTAAAAAGTGTTACCTATTACAAAGCAGGAAGACTTGAAGAAATGGAAAATAGTGGCAAGAGTAAGTTTAAACAAAGTTCTTTATGTTTTCACACTTCTTATTTTGTTCTAGTAATTGTGTAATTTTCCAAATGAAACGAATAAAACTTCAATTAAATCATGAAACTGATTCAGCAAGATCTACAGGTAAGTAATCTACATTCTAAGCAATGCAAATTGAGGCCCCACATGCCCCCTGTATTTTCCTGCCAACTGACAGCCTACATCCTCTGGTTTATCAGTCAGGCAGGAGTCCCTGCTACTACTTATTTCCAAGAGACAAATCTCACTATAGAAACACTGGACAACAAATATTAATTCAATGTTTCTTTACTTAAAGTTAATCCATTGAGGAAAGCAGAAACATTTCTGTACCGTCTTCAGTTTAAAATGAATGTTTAACTTTCTTGACCCAcgaaaaaaatcagcaaattttgaAGAGCAGGGAAAGGGAAAATTGAGTTGGCAGATATTCCAGCTACAGTAGCGAGGGCCAAAGCAGCAGAGTAGATCAGCTTCTCTGTCTTAGATTGAGACACCTTAATGTGGCAGTTTATTGTTACTTTAATCATCCAGTGATTTACAATAATGTCGCCAAAGCAGAGCACtacatttatttaaatattaaaatatattaaagaaaGACCAATGATAAATGAAACatgtttcagaaatagtaggaactgcagatgctggagaatctgagataacaaggtgtggagctgaatgaacacagcaggccgagcagcatctgaagaagcgtctaggcctgaaacatcagccttcctgctcctctgatgctgcttggcctgctgtgtccattcagctctacaccttcttatatCTGATAAATCAAACATATTCTGTTATCCATTTTGTGTGAAATCGTGCATTTGCCCAGTGAGAAATTAAATGAGTACGATTTTAAAGGATTTTAGCCCTTCTAAATTTTCATTATGACATCCAAATTTTTAATATTAGTGCTTTATTACTTTTTCTTGCTACTTAAACTACTTTGACTATGATGATTTGttcatgaatcacagaatcatacaatgcagaagaggccctttggcccatcaagtctgccctgaCACGTGATAAACACATTTTCTCCTATTGGCATTTAATATTCATGaatattaaataatttatttgttGATATAACCAATTACAAAGCTGGTAGGATAGTTCAAGCAGTGACACAGCTCAAAGTTCCAATGTTAATTTGTGATTAAGTTGCAATTAATTGGCAATGgcagggtcactgtttaaagtCCTCAAATATGTCAGAGTTGGATTTAACTCCTTGTGAGTTTCCAGCAGGAAATTGCAATGCAGAGTTAATTTCCTATTTGCTCAGAAGCATCGCAAGGCCACAACAGTTATAACCACAGGCTTCATTACTGTGCTGATGGTCTACTTCCTGCTTGCTTGTAGAATTTGTCAGTTGAAATTAAATGGAACAAGGAGTGGGTATTGACAGAATGAAGTGGAGGTTGTTCAAAGAGATTATGGGGGATGGAGTTGAATAGAAAATCACGCATAATCTTTTTGAGTGGTAAAATGGATCTGACAAGCCAAATGGCTTTGACCTTGTCTTATCTATTATATGTTAATGAGCACTAACTATGGATGGACTCTAACTATTCCTTGTGGCACCTCGAGAATATTCCTGCTCTTTCTGGCCTTGCATGAAATAACTCCAGACAGGACGGTATCCTATCACCAAATcattctttatttacacatggaatgtccttgacactgatctggcTTCCTccgagccagctgtcagagtgagcagaacctctgacacaactgtttatatctgtctgccagggctccctgattggaccaggttaacagttttaatcagggaactcattctgtgaggtccacctggctaacctcattacaatcactacatcctttcCCCTCTAAATCCAGGGATGTAGGCCTATTCCTTCTCTCATAGCCAGTCCTGGTGTGTTTTCACATCTGATTTGGTTCCTGTAACTCAGCCTCAGATAGGGGCTGCATGTCCCACACTGTAACCCACCTCTTGCACCCAGGCTATGTGGGAAGATATTTATCCTCTTCATCGGGTGGTAAAGGCATCAAGGCTatgacatctgccatgtccattTCAGACTCCGAGGTTTCTTCATCGCCAGATGAAAGAGGAGAACCCAAAAGATTCTGACAGCCATTCTGGCTGTGCCGAGGGGCCGGGTATGTTTTGCTTTTAGCCTATTTGctagtttgcagctttcatgtggtccatgtgCCGACTCATCTACCCAAACTTTGTATATCACGGGAGCTGACCTTGCGTCAGCCATCTCTCTTACCCAAGCTGGGCCATTTCCCTGGTCTCAGCCCCAAACTTTGTCTCCTAAAGTAAACTCTCTCTTGCGTAGAGGGTTATTGTGTCCAGCATTGGTGTTTCTGATGCCATTTCactccccacaccacacacatcgTCCTCTACTTATaatttatcagtgttttttttaaaattaaaactgataATGTTGCTGTCAGCATCCAATTAGTATGTTTACTCTGAAGGCTTCAGCTGACTGGCGTTGCCACTTCCACAGAGGTCTGTGTCAGTAGCTTCAGAAGATCTTACTTTGCATCTTATTTTTAACATTTCAGAAAGTAAACTCACACAGAATTCTGAACAATGTTCAATAAGTTTTGTTCATGAATTTCTATAGCCCAGACACTTTATGCTGAATTATGCTTGAATATGCCCAGCACAAATCACACTGAAACCATTGAAGCAATTTTCACAAAGGATTTTCAACTGAGAGAAAGGACAGGATTTTACTGTGGTCTTTAGGACTCCAAAACTGGCACAAAATGAGGCTCTCTGGTACGTAATTGTTGGCAGTGGGATCCAATCAATGATTTTACTGAAGCCAGCCTCCTAAATTACTTCATCTAAGCCTGTCAATCCAGGCAAATAAAAATCCTCTCCAAAGAGATGTGTTCAACCATAGCTAAGAGGTAGCATCAGATTCATTAAGGCAGGGGAATTAGCATTGTCCTTCACATTTTGGAAACTTGGTTTTCTTCCTCAGAGACCCGACGATAGATCAGAGATATGCAAAGGGAATAATTCAAACACTGCAATAAAGCTTTacagtaaagaaataaaacaatagTCAAGGCTTTACCTTTCAGGGGAAAATAGACAAAATTGTGAAATGCAGTCCtccaaaaacaaattttaaaaattcagaattaCAGATGATAAAAGTAGCATTTGACTGAAGTCAGTATAAATCAGTGGCACCAAATATACCAAAACATATCTGTGCTTCCACAGATTTACTTTAAGAAACAGAAAATCAGTATTAAATAATAAAATAGAAAACTTCAAGTATCTTTAGAATCATGACATAATGAAAATAATTTACTGTGTTAAACAAAGCATCTCTGAACacaagtgtgaggttttgcactttggaaaaaagaatacaggcatggactattttctaaactgtgagaaaattcgtaaagcagaagtacaaagggatctgggagtgctggtccaggattctctgaatgttaacttgcaggtagagtccgtaattaagaaagcgaaggtaatgttgtcgtttatctcaagagggttggaatataaaagcagcgatgtgcttctgaggctttataaagctctagttaggccccatttagaatactgtgtccaattttgggccccacacctcaggaaggacatactggcactggaatgtgtccagcggagattcacatggatgatccctggaatggtaggtttaacgtacgatgaatggctaaggatcctgggattgtattcattagagtttagaaggttgaggggagatctaatagaaacttacaagataatgtatggcttagaaaggatgaacactgggaagttgtttatattaggtagggagactaggacccatgggcacggccttagaattagaggggtaaatttaaaacggaaatgtggagacatttcttcagccagggagcgGTGGGcttctggaatgcattgccacggagcgcagtggagtccgggacgttagatgccttcaagacagagatcgataaattcttgatctgacaagggctacggggagagtggagggaagtggagttgaaatgcccatcagccatgatttaaatggcagagtggacttgatgggccgaatggccttacttccactcctatgtcttatggtcttatggtaacaGTAGAAAGAAATAAATGCTATTAAATTTGTATAATTTAAAGTGATACTTTTCTTTTACAGTTTGAAATTAAGCCACATTGTTATATTTTAAACCACTTTCAGATAATTCAGTTAAAGGAACTTCACGTTCCGGGGATCATAAATCAAGAACGGCAGAAAAAACTCAGATATCTCATGAATTTGAAGTAGCTGACAGGAGCACTAGCAATATAACAGCTACTCCATTGTCTGTCACAAGTCATGCTACGGCTACTACTACTGCAACCACGAGCTTTAGTTCCATAGGTGCTACCATGCTCACCAACAGGGAGGCAAGCACTCGGTCACCTGGTCCAAATAAAGGTATATTTATATCGTGCAATGTAATTTTTATACAGTTTTACCTTTTGTTGATTTTAATGCAATTAAAAACACTAACCAAACCACCCTCTCAGGAAAGCAATATAAttcaataacttgcatttatgcagctgttttaacatagtaaaatgctccaaggtgcttcacagaactGTAATCAGGTGACAATAGCACTTAATTCAAATATCAACCGCATTATTAATCACACATTAAAATTTAAGTATTGTATATTTGTTTACTATTTTCATATTTGTTTATTATTACAAATTGCTAGCTTTTATTAACAAACTAATTATCTGGAGTTAAGTTTCATTCAtctattttcttcctttcttggTCATTCTGTGCAATACACCATGCCAAACTGAGATGTCAAGGAAACAAAGTAAATGTTCCTCATAACTCAACAGTAAGAGATGATGAAATTAATGTTGATGGCCCTGCCTCTACTTCCCCTTCATCCATCTGAAACAACAAACATGGTCTGCACTTTTTCTCCCTGCCCCACTGATGACAATGCAGCTGAGGTTGAGAATCCAATATGGAAAATAATAAGGGTAGAATTGATATTGCATTGCTCTATACTGCTGAATTTTGTTGCTTCAGTATAGacaaatattttttcaaaattttcatGAATTAAAGATTTATGCTCTTTCACATTaatcaaataaaaacaatttGTAAGCAGTATCATAAATATGCAGAGTGCAGCATGCCACTGCAGAGCATCATGCTTCCTTTATATCAGGAGTTATTTGGTACTCACACATAGTactcttgtttttatttaaagtcaGAGAAGGTGAGTGTTATGGGACATTATCAATGATTGAACCTCCTGAGAACCATCACAGTTATGGCCGCAATGAAGGTGCCTGGATGAAAGATCCTATAGCAAAAGATGACAGGATCTACGTGACAAACTATTACTATGGAAACAACTTGGTAGAATTCAGAAACCTTGAAAACTTTAAACAAGGTGAGCTATAACATGCTTTACAAATTAACAGAGAGGTGTAATTGAAACATTCTATGTAGTGATGATCCTCAAATTTTCTGCATGTTGTTTTGAGATCATGGTTCTCTATTTATTGTATCAGTTAAAAATGATACTTTACCTGATAGTTCACCAATCAAATTACGTCCAATATTGCACCTAATTCTTTTCTACATTGTCATCTTATTTGTAAATGCTAAATTTTCTACGTCCAAATTACTAGTTATGCATTCTTCAAGAACACCCTCTACATATTGATGGAACAATGAACACTCCCAATTTGGCTCCATCCGGCACCACATTATTGAAAGGATCTGCTTGTTAAATCTAGATGTAATTTGGTTTTAAATGACTTCACTAATCAGTTGGTTTAATATTTGTATCTTCCTTTCCTATAGGGCGTTGGAGTAATCTGTACAAGCTTCCTTATAACTGGATTGGAACAGGACATGTTGTTTACAATGGGTCATTCTATTACAACAGGGCTTTTACTAGAAACATAATTAAATATGATATTAAGCAGCGGTATGTAGCAGCCTGGACTCTTCTTCCTGATGTGGTATATGAAGATAGAACACCATGGAAATGGCGAGGACATTCGGACATTGACTTTGCTGTTGATGAAGGTGGCCTGTGGGTTATTTATCCTGCCTTCTTTTATGAGTACAGCCAGCATGAAATCATAGTCATCAGCAAATTAGATCCTATTGATCTTTCAATGAAGAAGGAAACAACTTGGAAAACAGGCCTCAAGCGTAATTCTTATGGTAACTGTTTCATTATTTGTGGTGTTTTGTATGCAGTAGACACTTATAATGAGAAAGAAGGCCAAGTGTCTTATGCATAtgatactcacacaaacactgaaATAAATCCAAAATTACCCTTCATCAATGAATACACCTACACCACACAGATTGACTATAATCCTAAAGAGAAAGTTCTGTATGCATGGGATAATGGTCATCAAGTCACCTACAAGATTATTTTTGCATTTTGAGTTTATACAGAAGCTCATCCTATCACAATGCACTTTGCCTTATTTTGATCATTTACAAAGAATGGGAATTTGCACTTGGGCTAGTAGAGGAATGTCTAAGGCAGCTTTTGTCTTGTGGCTTTATGAGTAGGAATACTTTTGTAAAATGTATTAAAAATATTGCTGATCATTGTAGACAAGTGCTGTGTAAGATACAGGCATTTTCCCTTCACTTTATTTCATTTGAACATCATCTAATATTTACTGACAAATGATAAAACAACAGAGCTCTTTTCTCTGTCTGACTATTCCAAATATCAATAGCCATAAGCTGCATTTCAAATTCTCATCTGAATTTCTTCAGAACTAGCAGTTTGGATTAATATATCCTTGAAACCACACCGACATGGGGTTCACTTCTAAAATTGTCTCAGTAACATTCATGTTAAGTATCAATCATTTAATTATATTTGTCGAGTGTGTGACTGTCTTTTTTGAAAACACTAATAATGTTTACAACAGTTTAGGAATCAGTTGCGactaccccaccaccccacccccatgaGACTAGACTAATATTATATTGTGTGATAACTTGCACTGTTGTATAATCCTGTTAAGCAATTTGCTGGATAAAGTATAAACTAGAGGCTAGTGCCTTTACTTAGGAAACATGCAAAAATCTTGTATCAGTGTAAACCACCTGATTATGCAAATAGATGTTGAGTAAAGGATTCATACAGGTAATAATCTGATTCATTACAAAGTATAGATTTTAATGTAGTACAATAAATATATAAATGTAACTTTATCGAAGCCATTTCAGAATAGCTTTAACAGTATGATTTTAAGAACACTGTCAGGCCTGAGCACTGCACCAACCAATCTGGAAAGAAATAAGTAAAAGCAGGACATTTTGCAGGTCAAAGTAATATTGCTTAGTCTAGATCTTTTGGTAATAAATTGATATGAATAACCACAAATCTGCTGTTTTGCCTTAACCACCACTTAAACATTTTATTCACAGTTCATTAATTTGTACCAGCTACTTTGATTCAGAACTGTAATTTAGTTGAAAACTCTTATGTTTCAGTTTGAAATTTTGAAGACTAATCCAgtaatttgtatttttgttgaaACCATAGCTTATCTTTGTGAAATGCTTTTTCATTGTATGGACGTCATATATCATTTGAAAACAGATGGTATTGacaaatggaaacatttcatTGATGAATCTATTGGAAGCAGAGCTCATTCATCACTTGCCTGCTCAAGACATGGTCTCCTCTTCACTGGGGAGACAAGATGCAAATTCGGGCGGGGGCGGAggtaactgctttgcagaatgtgCTCTGTATGCTGAAAgtgaccccaagcttccagtgcctgccatttcaatacaCTACTTTGTTCATGGCCAACATTTCTATCAACTTTAAGTATcaggcatgctgcagtgctccaatgagGCTGAGCACAAGCTGgcagaacagcatctcattttctgtttgagaGCCCTGCAGCCATTGGGCTCAACATTATGTTCACTAATGTTAGGGCCtgaacaccttcttccatgtcttTTACCATCTGACAATCCTGGCCCTGTCATGACATGAGTTTCTTTCATCAGAGCCAACTGATTTTCATTGTCTAACGGTCCCTTTTATCAGCATTTCTTTTTCCACAATTCACCATTATCCATTTCTTTGTCCGTACAACTGCTGTTCCTACTCTCTGGGCTCCACCTCCATCTAATACTACCTCCCAACCCCATACACCTTTCCCACACC
Encoded proteins:
- the olfml2a gene encoding olfactomedin-like protein 2A gives rise to the protein MWRFPKYILSLFILTRAVSATSKLFGENDQVQMISEGSDCRCKCIMRPLTKDACSRIRNGSLRFEDFYTVETVSSGTDCKCSCTAPPSSLNPCENEWRMEKLRKQAPEFFKLQSLVDLLEGTLYSIDMMKVHSYIRKVTTQMNNLEETIKSNLTRENDFMKESVKTLSDQMKKYENYSDIMLSVKKEISKLGLQLLQKDAAVEDMQKNTPGSMVKVVKKHSNKAENKIKVPARKPPHKVPKDKAIKKKKPVTKAKLVTLPKVPQPTIKTKPGIHQPGIVKSVTYYKAGRLEEMENSGKNNSVKGTSRSGDHKSRTAEKTQISHEFEVADRSTSNITATPLSVTSHATATTTATTSFSSIGATMLTNREASTRSPGPNKVREGECYGTLSMIEPPENHHSYGRNEGAWMKDPIAKDDRIYVTNYYYGNNLVEFRNLENFKQGRWSNLYKLPYNWIGTGHVVYNGSFYYNRAFTRNIIKYDIKQRYVAAWTLLPDVVYEDRTPWKWRGHSDIDFAVDEGGLWVIYPAFFYEYSQHEIIVISKLDPIDLSMKKETTWKTGLKRNSYGNCFIICGVLYAVDTYNEKEGQVSYAYDTHTNTEINPKLPFINEYTYTTQIDYNPKEKVLYAWDNGHQVTYKIIFAF